GACGTCTCCATGGGCGACGCGAGGGCCCAGCTGCCTCTCCTCGCGCGGGCGCCAGCAGCCGGCCTATGCGGACGGCGCACTGGTCGTCACGGTGCCCGAGAGCCACTTCGTGTTCGTGGTCGGTCGGAGGCCGCTCCCGCATGAGCGCTCCGGCCGCGCTGCCCTCGCTCGAGAGCCTGCGCGAGGCCTGGCTCGCGGCGTGGCCCGAGGCCAGCACCGTGTTCAGCCGCTTCACGCGCCTGCGCTCGCCCATCTTGTGCATGAGCGCGGACGAGGAGAAGCGCGAGGGCTTAGTGGGCTCGTTCGCGATGATCCGCCTCACCGATCTGTCCGTGGTCATCTCGCTGCCCCAGATCCAGAACCGCGGCCTCGAGGGCTTCGCGAAGGAGATCCTGGCGCACGAGGTGGGCCACCACGTGCACGCGCCCGGCAACCTGCGCGACCAGGGCCGCCTGCTGGCGCGCATCCGCCGGCGACCTCGGCGGAGACCTGCACGCCCACGCGCCCATGGCGGCCAACCTGTACGCCGACCTGCTGCTGAACGACCGCCTGGCACGCTCCGCCGGGCTGAACATGGCGGGCGTGTACGCAGCCGCTTCGCGTCCCGGACCCGGACCCGCTGTGGACGCTCTACATGCGCACGTACGAGCGCCTCTGGGGCCTCAAGACGGGCACGCTCGGGCGCACCGACCTGTCCGCCACCATCGAGCGCGACGCGGACTTGTCGGCGCGCATCGTGCGCATCTTCCGCTCGAGCTGGCTCGAGGGCGCCAGCTCCTTTGCGCGCATCCTGCGGGTACCTGCTGCAAGCCGCGCGTGACGGAAAGGCACCGCAGCTGGGCGACTGGCTGGACACCACCATGTCGCACGGCGGTGACCAGATCCCGGATGGCCTCGTGGAGGACGAGGCGTTCGGCGGCAAGACCGAGGGGCGGCATGCCGGTGCACCCGAGCGAAGACCCCAGCATCGCAGGCGACGCGAGTGGAGCGGGCGGCGCCGAAGCCGGCGAAGGCGACGACGACGGCGAGGAGGCGAGGGCGAGGGCGAGGACGGGAAGCCGACGAGCGGGGCGCACAAGGGGTCCGCGCCCAGGCCCTGGTGGCGTGTCGAAGGGCGGTGCGGGCCTGCCCGACCGCCGGCCGATGACGCGCAGCCCCGCCGAGTACGTGGACATCATGAAGGCGCTCGCCGTGAAGCGAGACCCGCGTGACGTGGTCATCCACTACTACAAGGAGCTTGCCCGCGGGCGCCTGATACCCTTCCCCCGCCGAGCTGCAGACGCGCGCCGGCGACCCGCTGCCCGAGGGCTCGAGCGTGGGAGCCGGGGTCGTCGCTCGAGCGCATCGACTGGGGTGCAGACGCTGCTGCGCAGCCCCGTGGTCATCCCGGGCGTCAGCACCGTGGAGCGCAGCTATGGCGTCACCGACGGCGGCGAGCCTGAGCGCAAGCCACCGGACCTCTACGTGGGCGTGGACTGCTCGGGGTCCATGGCCAACCCGGCTCAGCGCCTGAGCTACCCGGCGCTGGCGGGCACCGTCATCCTCTTGAGCGCCCTGCGCGCCGCGGCGCGCGCCATGGTGTGCCTGTCGGGCGAGTGGCATGGCCAGGGCACCTTCCGCGAGACCCCCGGCTTCGTGCGCGACGAGCGCGTGTTGTTGGGCACGCTCACCGACTACCTGGGGACCGGCTGCTCGTTCGGGCTGCCGCGCGCTCCAGCAGACGTTCGTGGTGCCCGGCCCGTTCGTGCGAAAGACACACATCCTGATCGTGTCGGACAGCGATCTGTTTCGCGAGATCGACGGAACGGTGGGGGCTGGGACACCCTCGCGCAGGCCGTGAAGAACGCGGGCGGCGGGGCCACCGCGGCGCTCAACCTGTCCACGCAGACCGCTGGGTACGAGCCCTTCCTGGCGAAGCTGCGGGCGGCCGGGGTGGAGCCGCACGCGGTGTCGAACGAGGCACAGCTGGTGGAGTTCGCGCGCGTTCGCCCGCAAGACCTACTCGAAGGAGCCCGAAGCGCGGGCAGGAAGACGGGCATGAGCAGCACCACCACTAGCCACCTATCGGTCGAGCGGCTGTGTCGCCGCCTGAGCGCCATCCCCAGCGTGTTCGTCGAGGCTCCGCGCGAGGGCCGGCGCCGCTGGTCACCCACGCCATCTTGCACGACATGGTGCTGGTGCAGAGCGACGCGCCGCCTTCGGACGCGCTCCTCGGGCTCTTTCGCAAGAGCCCCGCGGCCAAGAAGCCCAAGAAGGGCGCCAATGACACCGCGCCCGCGCAGCGGAACTTCCTGGGCCGAGTGCTGGCCTGGCTGCTCATGGACGAGGCCTTCCGTGGCCTCGCCGCCGCGCGCCTCGAGCTGGCCGTCACGGAGTCCATGACGGTGCTGGAGGTGGTGGCGGCGCGGCAGTTCCTGGACGACGCCGACCGCCGCGAGGAGCTCGTGCGCCTGGTGCTACGCCACCTCGAGCTGGCCCCCGAGGGCGAGGCGCCGGCCGACGCCGAGGACCGCCTGAGCGCGCTCGACAGCGTGCGTCGCGTGCGCCTGCTGCAAGAGGCCCGCGCCGCCGAAGACGCGCGCCGCAAGCGCGAGGCCGAGCTGGCCGCCGAGCTGGCGAAGAAGCAAGCCGAAGAGCAGGCGGCTCGCTACGACAGGGAGTATTGAGATGAGCATCCCCGACGAGTGGCGCGCGCGCTCTCCGCGCATGACCGAAGCCGGCTACCAGGGCATCGAGGCCCTGCTGCAGCACGTGGACGCGCCGCGCTGGAACCACACCATCGGCGACCGCGTGGGCGACGCCGAGGCCGCCGCGCTCGACACCTTTCGGGAGCAGTGCGCCGAGGCGCCGCTCGAAGCCGGTGAGCGCCCCTCCGAGGCGCTGCTCGAGCGAGTGCGCGCGCAGGTGGACCAGACCTTCGATCTCGCGCAGCGCTGGCCCGAAAGGGCTGGACCCGCGCCGTGACTGGGACGCCGTGCCCACCTGCTCACGCGAGGGCCTGGCGTCGCGCTTGGTGGACTTCGTGCCGCGCGAGCTGCCACTCCACGACGCGGTGCTGTACACCACCTCCGGCACCAGCGGGCACGCGCTCTCGGTGCTGCACCACCCGGGCGCCGTGGCCAAGAACCACGCGTTCGGGAGCGGGCCCTGGCCGAGCACGCCATCGCCACCGCGTTCGAGCCGGGCAAGCCGGGCACGGTGAACCTGTGCGCGCAGCGCGAGACCTTCGTGTTCGCCACGTGCTTCACGGTCTGGAACCAGTCGGGCTTCGCCAAGCTGAACCTGCCCGACCACGCCTGGGCTGGGGGCGCCGCGAGCCGCGAGCGCTTCCTCACCGAATTCGCGCCGCAGCTGGTCACGGCCGACCCGCTCACGCTGGCCAGCATGCTGGAGCTGGACGTGCCGGTGCGTCCGCGCGCCATCTTCTCGAGCGCGCTCATGCTGGACCCGGCGCACGCCGCCGCTGCGGCCGCGCACTTCGACTGCCCGGTCATCGACTTCTACGGCGCCACCGAGGTGGGCCCCATCGCGGCGAAGCTCCCGGGCGCGCCGGGTCACGTGCTGTTGCTGCCCGACCTCTTCGTGGAGGTGCTGGACGAAGACGGCCTGCCCCTGCCCGACGGTGAGGTGGGCGAGCTGACCTTCACCGGCGGCCGCAACCCGTACCTGCCGCTGGTGCGCTATCGCTCGTCGGACCGCGGGGCGCTCGGCACCTGCACCCTCGCCGATGGCCGCAAGGCGCGCGTCATCCTGGGCCTCGAGGGCCGGGAGGCGGTGCACTTCCGCGCCCGCAACGGGAGCCTCGTGAACTCCGTGGACGTGGGTCGTGCGTTGCGCGACGTGGGCCCGTTCGTGCAGCACGAGGTGCACCAGCGCGCCGACCACAGTGGACGTGCGGCTGAGCCCGGCTCCGTCCATCCCCTCGTCCGTCGAGGGCATGCGCCTCGCCATGGAGCGCGTGTTCGGACCGGGCATCGAGGTGCGTGTCGATCTGGTGCACGACTTTGGCCACGATGGAAAACCACGCACGTTTTCCTCGGAATTGAGCTAGCGCTTCTTAAAGCGCTACAGTTCGCCGCATGGAGAGCCTCACTCAGTCTCAGCTCGAAGAGAAGCTCGAGAAGCTGGAGTTGCTGATGCGCATCGGCACTGCGCTCTCCGCGGAGCGCAGCAAGGACCGGCTCATCGAGATGATCCTGCTCGAGGCCAAAGCGCTCTGCAACGCCGACGGCGGCACGCTCTACCTGCGCTCCGAGGACACGCTGCGCTTCGCGATCCTGCGCTCCGACTCGCTGGGCATTGCGCTCGGGGGCAGCACCGGCAAGCCCGTCACGCTGCCGCCGCTGCCGCTTCATGACCCCCTCACGGGCGAGCCCAACCGCAGCAACGTGGCCACGTGCGCGGCGCTGCTCAAAGAGTCCGTGAACATCCCGGACGCCTACGCCATCTCCACCGAGTTCGACTTCTCGGGCACGAAGGCGTTCGACGCGCGCAACGACTACCGCAGCCAGTCGTTCCTGACGGTGCCGCTGGTCAACAACGACGGCACCGTCATCGGCGTGCTGCAGCTGCTCAACGCGCAGGACCCGGAGACGGGCAAGGTGGTGCCCTTCCGCGCGGACCACCAGCGCGTGGTGGAGTCGCTCGCCTCGCAGGCCGGCATCGCGCTCGACAACCAGCTGCTGCTGGACGGCCAGCGGGAGCTGCTCGAGAGCTTCATCCAGATGATCGCCGCCGCCATCGACGCCAAGTCGCCGTACACCGGCGGCCACTGCGAGCGCGTGCCCATCCTCACCGAGATGATCGTGAAGGCCGCCTGCGACGTGACCGAGGGGCCGTTCCGCGACTTCACGCTGAGCGACGAGGAGTGGTACGAGCTGCGCATCGCGGCCTGGCTCCACGACTGCGGCAAGGTGACCACGCCCGTCCACATCATGGACAAGGCCACCAAGCTCGAGACCATCTTCGACCGCATCGCCGTGGTGCGCGCTCGCTTCGCGGTGCTGGAGCGCGACGCGCGCATCGCCATGCTGGAGGCCATCGCCAATGGCACACCGCGCGCCGACGCCGAGGCCCAGCACGCCCAAGCGCTGACCACGTTGCGCGAAGAGCTAGCCTTCCTCGAGAACGCCAACGTGGGCTCCGAGTTCCTGCCGGACACGGCGCGCGCACGCATCGCGGAGATCGGCGCGCGGCGCTACCTGGAGAACGGCAAGGAGCGCGCCCTGCTGGACGCCGACGAGGTCTACAACCTGCAGATCCAGCAGGGCACGCTCACCCAAGAAGAGCGGCTCATCATCAACGGGCACATGGTGCAGACCGTGAAGATGCTCGAGCGCCTGCCCTTCCCGCGCAACCTGCGGCGCGTGCCCGAGTACGCTGGCGGCCACCACGAGAAGATGGACGGCGGCGGCTACCCCAAGGGCATCTACGCGGGCGACATGAGCGTCCCCGCGCGCATCATGGCCATCGCCGACGTGTTCGAGGCGCTCACCGCGCAGGATCGCCCCTACAAGAAGGGCAAGACGCTGTCGGAGTCCATGAAGATCATGGCCTTCATGAAGCGCGACAACCACCTGGACCCCGAGCTCTTCGATCTGTTCGTGACCAGCGGCGTGTACCGCCAATATGGGCAGAAGTACCTGCCACCCGAGCTCATCGACCACGTGGACGAGGCCGCGCTGCTGGCCTTCCAGCCCAAGCCCTTCGAAGCGCCCGAAGCGCCAGTCCGCAAGCGTCGCTTCCTCGAGTTCCTGCCCGAGTACATGGAGGCCACCGTGGCGGGCGAGCTGCGCGGCCCCGCCTGAACGGCAGCGGGCGTGCGGGAGACCTTGATCGCGACCCGGTGGCCGCGTCATCATCCCGTCCGAGCGCACGGGTGTGCGCGACTCTGGCGCAGCAAGCGCCCCACACCAAAAGGCGAAACCGTGTCTGCATCCACGTCCCTTTCGAAGGCGCGCCCCGCTGCGCTCCTCACCCTGTTCGTGGCCCTGGCCCTCGTGGGCTGCGGCGGCGACGAGACCGCACCGCCGCCTCCCCGCCGCCCGGCACCGGCGTGGCCGCCCCGTCCCGGGCGTGCCCGGTCAGCCCATGGTGGCGCCGCCCGGTCAGCCCGTGGCCGTGCCGCCGCCCGGTGTCCCTGGGCAGCCAGTGGCGCCTGTCGCCATTCCGGTCCCGGGCGTCGCGCCCTCCGGCGGTGACTCCAACTTCGGTACCATCGCGCTCGCGCCCGGCTTCATGCCGGACCCGCACATGGCGGCTGGCGTCAGCGGCGGCAACATCGACGCGTCCACGCTGAGCCCCACCTGCCGCGGCCACATCAGCTCACGGCCCGACCACCTCTTCGTGGCCAGCGGCACGTTCAACCTGGTGCGCTTCCTCATCAACGCGGGGTCCAACGACACCACGCTGGTCATCCGCAAGCCCGACGGCACCTACCTGTGCGATGACGACGGCGGCGAGACGGGCATGAACCCAGCCGTGCAAGCCATGCTCATGCCGGGCACCTACCAGATCTACATCGGCAGCTACATCGGCGGGCAGAACTTCCCGTACAACTTGGCCGTCACCGAGAACCCGGCGTTCACGGACGCGCAGATCCCGGCCCCCACGGGCGCGGTCCCCGGCGCCGTCCCTGGCGTGATGCCCGGCGTCGCCGCCCCCACCGGTGGCGCCCCCTCCATGGCCACCGTGGCGCCCGGCTTCCTTCCGGATCCGCAGGTCCTCAGCGGCACGGCCGGTGGCACCATGCAGGCCAGCCAGATGAACGCGGCCTGCCGTGGCTTCGTCACCCCGACGCCCAACCACATCCTCACCACGTCGGGCAACTTCCCCAACTTGCGCCTCGTGGGCTCGGCCGCGCAGGACACCACCCTGGTGGTGCGCACGCCGGCCGGCACGTTCCTGTGCGACGACGACGGCGGCGGCAACTTCAACCCAGTCATCCAGGGCCCGGCGCCGGCGGGCACCTACCAGATCTGGGTGGGCAGCTACGCGGCTGGCCAGGCCATCCCGTACCGCGTGGCCATCACGGAGCGCCCGCAGCTGAACGCCCAAGGCTTCTGAGCCTGCGCTGAACACGAAGACGCCCCGGCGGACAGCAGTCCTCCGGGGCGCTTTTCGTCGACAGGGGCGCACATGGTCAGCAACCCACCAGAGCTGACACTGGAAGTGTGGAGAGTCGAAACTTGTCAAGTTCGTCTTGGATCACATGGCCGAGTGCATCGCGGTCAGAAATCGTCGTTACTGTGCGGGCTCTCCAAGACTCCACGCCACCGATCTGTCTGACGATCTCCTGTGGCCACTTTGAGATGACATCGCACCCCTCGACGACGATCGCATCGGCCAACTCACCCATTCCGCACCATGCCGCCGCCGAGGCCATATCCTCGTACAAGAGGTGAGCATCATAGTGAGTACCCGGGCGAGCTGAAAACAACCGGTATGCCGTCAAGAGACCCGAGAGAGTTAGGTCACCGAACAGAGCAAGCGGGCTCTGCCTCTTCAGGCTGTCGCAAACATTTGGAAACCGCATGGCGTGGCCGGCAACCGTGACACTATCGGGACCGCCTGTCCGTTCACTTTTTAGTCGGTGTGCAAGCGTCATCGTCACGACACTGGACACTCGCATCAACGAGTGAACATGAGTTGTTGGTCGATATGCATCGTTTCCACTCGTGCGCTCCAATACTACCCCTTGGAGAATTGGACCCACTCGCCGAACGATGTGGAGTGACTCGTACTCACTGAATCCAGGAAGTCCGCTCAACCAATCATTCGTGATATGCCGTCTCACTGACGACGTCAATCTAGTGCTCATGGGTTCACCTCGACAACTCGAACTCCCAAAGGCCCCTGTGATTGTATGTGTGAGATCTGCCGCGCAGACATCCCGGGCGGTCGAATTGTGAACTTGAAATCATACGCAATATTGGCAAGTTCATCAAGCACATCGATCCTTGCGCTTCCCCGCGTACCATATCTTACTTGGACGCGCCCAAGAAAGGAAATTTCTGTGCGTAGCCCACGGTCTCCGAACATTCGCTGGTACCTGTCCAGGACCCTTTGAGCATATCTGTGCTTGAGGGAACCGGCGTGGCGTCCGATGCCGCCAATCCTACGTTCAGCTCTCGTCGCAACTTCCTGAATTAGCTCCGCGTTCGTGCGCGTGGCCGTCTGTTCTGCGGCTGCTGGGACTGCGCCATGGGAGGAGAATCGGGATAAGAACCCTCCG
The sequence above is a segment of the Sandaracinaceae bacterium genome. Coding sequences within it:
- a CDS encoding GAF domain-containing protein, which codes for MESLTQSQLEEKLEKLELLMRIGTALSAERSKDRLIEMILLEAKALCNADGGTLYLRSEDTLRFAILRSDSLGIALGGSTGKPVTLPPLPLHDPLTGEPNRSNVATCAALLKESVNIPDAYAISTEFDFSGTKAFDARNDYRSQSFLTVPLVNNDGTVIGVLQLLNAQDPETGKVVPFRADHQRVVESLASQAGIALDNQLLLDGQRELLESFIQMIAAAIDAKSPYTGGHCERVPILTEMIVKAACDVTEGPFRDFTLSDEEWYELRIAAWLHDCGKVTTPVHIMDKATKLETIFDRIAVVRARFAVLERDARIAMLEAIANGTPRADAEAQHAQALTTLREELAFLENANVGSEFLPDTARARIAEIGARRYLENGKERALLDADEVYNLQIQQGTLTQEERLIINGHMVQTVKMLERLPFPRNLRRVPEYAGGHHEKMDGGGYPKGIYAGDMSVPARIMAIADVFEALTAQDRPYKKGKTLSESMKIMAFMKRDNHLDPELFDLFVTSGVYRQYGQKYLPPELIDHVDEAALLAFQPKPFEAPEAPVRKRRFLEFLPEYMEATVAGELRGPA